TCGCAGAGCCCACCAGCGTATTCATAAACCACTTACGCCAGCCCGCCACGCGCGGACTCTCCGTCGCGGCACAGGCCTGCACCTCCACGGTGATCTTGGCCCAGCGATCATAGACCACAAACGCCACAAACGCCGGCACAAGCCAACCGAAGCCGTAATCTTCGCGATTCGCCCACCAGTGGGAATGATCCCACACCACGAAGCCCATGAACCCGACCGCCAGCAACATCGCCAGCAGCAGGGGAAGGGTGAGCAGCTCAACCGCTTGTTTCCAATACAACTTCACAGGGGGAAAGCGCGGACGTTGGTCACGCCGTCCTGCCCGGGCCAGTCCAAAACGACGTCACTTTGCGAGAGCCCCCACCTCACGCCCCCCGCCCCGCCGTTCCACTTGTCACGTAATACGTGACAGTCCGCCCGCCGGCCTCCCGCTCCACTTGTCACGTATTACGTGACAAGTGGCTCACGGCTACCGGTGCGGGTGGGGGGTGGGCGAATTTAGCGGTGGGTCGGTTCGGTGAACCGTCAAATCGTCGGTTCGGCCGCTCTCGCGGTCGGTCCGCTCAGATCGCCTGGAAGACGAGCGAGGCGTTGGTGCCGCCGAAGCCGAAGCTGTTGGCCAGCGCGCCACGCACCGTCTTTTGCACCGCGACGTTCGGGGTCACGTTGAGGCCCGTCGCCTCCACCGCCCCATCGAGCGTCTCGATGTTGATCGACGGCGAAATGATGCCGGTCTCGATCGCCTTGATCGCCGTAAACGCACCCATCGAGCCGGCCGCGCCGAGCAGGTGACCCGTCATCGACTTCACCGCACTCACGTTCAGCGAGTCCAGTTGCGTCGCAAACACGCTCGCAATGGCCGCGGCTTCTTCGCCGTCGCCACCCGGAGTGGAGGTCGCGTGCGCGGCCACAAAATCGATCGCCTCCGGGCCTACACCGGCCGAGTCGAGTGCCGCGCGCATCGAGCGTTGGGAGCCTTCGCCGCCCGGAGCCAGCGACGACAGGTGGTAGGCATCGGCCGAAGCACCGTAACCACTCACCTCGGCATAAATCCGCGCGCCGCGCGCTTTGGCCTGCTCGTATTCTTCGAGCACAAACACCACCGCCCCCTCCGACAGCACGAAGCCGTCGCGATTCGCATCATAGGGCCGCGAGGCACGGGTCGGGTCGTCGTTGCGGGTCGAGAGCGCGCGCATCTGCGCAAAGGCGCCCACCGCCAGCGGCGTCACGGTCGATTCCGCGCCACCGGCCACCATCACATCGGCGTCACCGCGCGCGATCGCCGCCGCCGCTTCGCCCACCGCGTGACCCGAGGTCGCGCAGGCCGAGGCCACCGCCATGTTGGGGCCTTTGGCATTGAGCAATAGACTCACCTGACCGGAGAGCAGGTTCGGCGCGATTTGGATAATAAAGAACGGCGAGATCTTCCGGAAGCCGCCCGTCCGCCAGGTCTCCTGGGTCGCTTCGATTTCCGGCAAACCGCCGAGGCCGACACCCAGGTTCACGCCCATGCGTTCGGCCTTGAACGAGCCGCGATGCGCATCGAGACCGGAATCGGCATACGCCTCCACCGCCGCCGTCGCGCCCAAGTGGGTGAAGCGACCAAACTTTTTGGCGTCCTTGCGCGTGAACACGGCTTCCAACGCCGGACCCTCCGCACCGTAAGGGTGCAACGGATTCGCCAACGCAGCGGTCGCATCGAAGTCCTTCACCTCACCCGCGATCTTGGCCGCACAATCGGTGGCATCAAAGCGGGTGATCGGGCCGATACCCGACTTGCCCGCGGCCAAACCCGCCCAGGTATCGGCGGCGTTGAGGCCCAGCGGCGTGACCGCTCCGAGACCGGTTATAACTACACGGCGTTGTGATTGAATGACTTTCATTGCGCGCAAAACAGACACCCGTGAGCCAGCGTCGCAGATTTGTCACCTTTGAAGTGGTGGTTTTAGCGGTCTCGATTGTCGAAGGGAACTTGATCGTTAAAAGCCTGTTAACATTGTAACTGCCGCATCGCCGATGGACGCATCCCAGAGCCGCGAAGAGTATAAGTTCCTCCTCCCCGCCGACTTGGCGGAGAGCGTGCGCGCTCAGATCGCCGAACACCTCCCCGCTGACCAAGGCTCACCCGGCGGCTATGACATCGTCTCGGACTACTTTGATAACGCGGAGCGGCTTACCTACTGGCAAAAATTAG
This portion of the Actomonas aquatica genome encodes:
- the fabF gene encoding beta-ketoacyl-ACP synthase II gives rise to the protein MKVIQSQRRVVITGLGAVTPLGLNAADTWAGLAAGKSGIGPITRFDATDCAAKIAGEVKDFDATAALANPLHPYGAEGPALEAVFTRKDAKKFGRFTHLGATAAVEAYADSGLDAHRGSFKAERMGVNLGVGLGGLPEIEATQETWRTGGFRKISPFFIIQIAPNLLSGQVSLLLNAKGPNMAVASACATSGHAVGEAAAAIARGDADVMVAGGAESTVTPLAVGAFAQMRALSTRNDDPTRASRPYDANRDGFVLSEGAVVFVLEEYEQAKARGARIYAEVSGYGASADAYHLSSLAPGGEGSQRSMRAALDSAGVGPEAIDFVAAHATSTPGGDGEEAAAIASVFATQLDSLNVSAVKSMTGHLLGAAGSMGAFTAIKAIETGIISPSINIETLDGAVEATGLNVTPNVAVQKTVRGALANSFGFGGTNASLVFQAI